Below is a window of Prosthecochloris sp. GSB1 DNA.
TACGCCAACAGGTTCAGGGCGGAGCACGAGTCCCTGTCGCGGGGAGATATCGACCTTGACCTTCTGATGACCGGTTTCGACGACTTTCTCCGTGAGGAACGTTTCCTCTACCGTACTGTGGCGGAACTGCAGCTCGACGACGTGAAATCCGCGCTCGGCGACAAGCCCGGGAAGGAAACGTCACGGGCCCTGGAGATTGTCGATTCGCTCGCTCTCGAGCTGTCGTCCGCCGCGTCGAGAGAACGGGCCGGGGAATCGGAGCAGATAGCGCTCGCTCTCGAGCAGGAGATCCTTCGTCATTACGATGAGGATGCGGCGCAGAGAAGGCGGATCGAACGGGATCCTGTCGTGAAAAAAGCGATTGACATTCTCCGCGATCCCATAGCCTATCGCAGGCTTCTCACCCCCTGAGAGCGGCCTGTCGGTTTTCCATCCGCTTTATTCTGCCATGAACGCCGATCACGATGAGGAGGTTGCTGATCGTCAGCAGGCTTTCGGCCGCGCCGTGCAGCAGGTCGTCGTGAGACAGCGTCGGGTAAGCCCTCAGTTCTGTCGAGAGGTACATGAAGCCTACCGTCACGCTGATGAATACCAGCACGAACCAGAAACCGAAAATCATCAGGCCGGGAAACAGTTCCGGGTCGCGTTTTCTGATGACGAGCAGACTGATGAGGAAGCAGAGGTAGACGACGCTCGAAATCTGCAGGATCGCGTCGAAAACATCTTCACCCATGAACGACTGAGGGCGCGCGATCAGGAGCAGTCCGAGTGAAGCCATGATGCCTTCCGCGCTGCCGGTTTTTATGGTTTTCAGGATTCCGAGGGATGCGGAAAGCAGGAATATGCTGCCGAAAAGATTGACCGTTTCGGAAAGATCGAGCAACAGGGGGATTGTGTCTCCGCTGACGTGGTAGGCAAGGACGAACCAGCTTCCGATCCAGTGCGGGATCATGAACAGCCCGAAGCGCCGGACATCCTTTCTGCCGATCAGTGTCCCGTAGCGGTACAGAAGAAGGGCGGCGATGCCCCACTCAATCGACGACGAGATGTGGATAAGCCAGTTCGGCAGCGAAAGCAGCATTCAGGAGCCCTTGGTCAGGTGGTAAATGTTTTTCATGAAGATTTTCATCTGCACGCTCCACGGTGCGGGGATCATTTTCTTGTAGAGGTAGGAATCGAAGGTGATCCGTTGTACGTCGGTGTCCTCGCAGATCGCAACGAAACTCTCCCGGACACGGTCGTTCTTGTAATAGACCGACTGGAGCACCTGCAGGCCGAAGAAGATCTGCGCATAGAGTTTGCGGAACGTTTTCTCGTAGTTGCGAAGCGGCCGGTCGTTCTTTATCCGTTCGATCATGGCTTCGGCGCCCAGCCTGCCCGAGCGCATTGCGAAGAAGATGCCCTCGCCGTTTGCCGGCGTGACCAGTCCCGCGGCGTCGCCGACGAGTATGGCTCGTTGCTGGGTAAAGGATTTTCTGGGTTTCATCGGGATTTTCGCGGCTTCGTCGAGGTATGGCGTTTCCGTTATGCCGATTTTTTCGACGAACCGGCGTTGCAACTCCCTGAGATTGTGCTTGCGGAACTCGGTTCCTGTGCCGATTGCGATATGGTCGGTTTTGGGAAAGATCCAGCCGTAAAAGTCGGGCGAGACTTCGCCGTCGAACCAGATTTCCACCAGTTCCTCGTAGGGTTTCAGCTCGTCGCAGTAGCCAAAGCGCTGTTGCATGGCGATAACCTGCAATTCATTGGCCGGAAACCCCAGCGCTTCCGCGGTTCTGGAGTTCGCCCCGTCCGCTCCGATGATGAACGACGCCTCTACCGGTGGCAGGCCTTTCGATAGATGAATGGTATAGCCGCCGTTTTCGGAAGCAATGTCCTTTACGAGAGCTTCTATGACGTCCGATCCATAGCGTTTCGCCTTGTCGCGCAGGTAACTGTCGAAACGTTCCCTTCGCACCATTCCAACGTAGCCGTTAGGCATTTCCATGGAGATCATGCGCCCTTTCGGCGAACGGACGCTCATGCTCGAAAGCTTTTTTTCGATCAGCGGTTCGGGAATGTTGAACTCTTCTATGAGTCCGAGGGGTATGGCCCCGCCGCAGGGTTTGACGTTTTCCAGGTTCCGTTCTATAAGGACTGTTGAAATGCCTGACCTGGCCAGGTCGGCCGCTGCGACGGCTCCTGAAGGACCGCCTCCGATGACTGCCACATCATAACGCATAGTGTAGAACTGTCGGTTGCTTTTGCTGTTCTGTCGTAATCATGTCAAGTTGGCGTAGAGAAACTCCTTGACTTTCGATATCCCGATTCTTTCCTGCGCCGCCGTGTCGCGGTGGCGGACCGTTACGGTTTCGTCTTCCAGGGTCTGGTGGTCGACCGTGACGCAGAAAGGCGTGCCGATTTCATCCTGACGACGGTACCGCTTGCCGATCGAGCCGGCGTCGTCGTACTGGACGAGAAAATCACCCGCCAGAGCATCGCGTAATCCCGCGGCCTTTTCTCCCATTTCACCCTTCTTCATGAGCGGAAGCACGGCGGCCTTGACCGGTGCGATTTTCGGCGAGAATTTCAGCATGACTCGCTGTTCGCCGTCGACCACGTCCTCGTTATAAGCGTCGCAGAGCAACGCGAGAAAGAGGCGGTCGCAGCCGGCCGAGGTCTCCACGACATAGGGAATGTAGCGTTCGTTGGTTGCCTGGTCTATGTACTCCATGTTCTTGCCCGAGAACTCCTGGTGCTGCTTCAGGTCGAAATCGGTCCTCGAGTGGATACCTTCAATCTCCTCTATTCCGAAAGGAAAGGCGAATTTAATGTCGTAGGCGAGATCAGCGTAATGGGCGAGCTTGTCGTGACGGTACCAGTGCAGTTTTTCCTGACCTATTCCCAGGCGCTCGACATACCAGTTGAATCGCTCCTCGCGCCACGCTTCGAAGGCTTCCTCCTGGGCGCCCGGTTTGACGAAATACTGCATCTCCATCTGTTCGAACTCGACCATGCGGAAGATGAAGTTTCCCTTCACGATCTCGTTGCGGAAAGCCTTGCCGATCTGGGCAATGCCGAACGGGACGCGCATGCGGCCCGATTCGCGGACGTTGTGGAAATTCACGAAGATTCCCTGCGCCGTTTCGGGCCGGAGATAGACGATGCCCGATGCATCGGCGAGTGCCCCCATGTTGCACTGGAACATCAGGTTGAACTGACGGACTTCCGTCCAGTCGGAAGAACCGGTGTCGGGCGCCTTGATTTCCTCGGTAATGATGATATCGTAGAACGCACGGTTCTGGTTTTCGGCTTCGGACGCCCGCTCGTAGCTGGCGCCGACCCTGTGCGCATCCTCTTCCCTGCCGTCTCTTCTCAGTTTCTCGATATGGTTTTCGATCAGGTGGTCGGCACGGTAGCGCCTTTTGGTCGTGCGGTCGTCGATCATCGGGTCGTTGAAACTCGACACATGCCCCGATGCTTCCCAGACGGTGGGGTTCATCATGATCGACGCGTCGATACCGACGATATTCTGATGCTTTCGTGTCATCGAGGTCCACCAGAGGTCCTTGACGTTCTTTTTCATCTCGCTGCCGAGCGGCCCGTAGTCGAAGCAGGACGAGAGGCCCCCGTAGATTTCGGAAGAGGGAAAAATAAAGCCGCGCCGCTTGGCCAGCGACACCAGTTTGCTCATGACTTTATCGGGAGACAGGGTCGCGTGCGCCACCCGTGCTTGATCTGGAATGTTCATCGAAACGGTCAGGAAAAATTGAGGAAAACAGGGCTCTGCCCCCGGCCAGGGACTGAAACCGAATATAATAAAACAACGGCGATTTTAACATGCGCGGCTGTTCGTCAAGATGCTGATGAACGCCGGCCGGAGTTGGTGGGGGAAATATTTTTTGGTTCAGGGCGATGGTTGAAAAAGGACTCTTGACAGGAGGGGGCCTTATTACTATATTGCCCATTAGTTATGTAGTTGGTTTTCATCCTCTGTTCATGCCTGAAAATAACGTTGTCTGGTCATGCTTCGATACAGTGATCTGATCGCCGACAGCCTGTCGCGTGTTCGTGAAATAATGCCGTGGGACCTCGTCGAACGCATCGAATGTAACCGTGATATTTTCATTCTCGACGTGCGCGAGCCCGCCGAGTTCAAGGCGATGCATATCCCCGGTTCCGTCAACGTGCCGAGAGGCGTTCTCGAGCCTGCATGCGAATGGGATTTCGAGGAAACGGTGCCGGAGCTGGTCCGGGCGCGTGACAGGGAAGTTGTGGTGGTTTGCCGGTCGGGGCGGCGCAGTGTTCTGGCCGCCGATACCATGCAGCGTCTCGGCTACCGTGACGTGCGTTCGCTGAAAACCGGTCTCAGAGGGTGGAACGATTACGAGGAGCCTCTGGAAAACGGCTCCGGAGAGTCGGTTCCGGCAGAGGATGCAGACAATTTTTTTCTTTCAAATGTCCGTCCGGACCAGAAAGCCGCTGCGCGGATCGCCTGATGGACGGCCTGGCGGAGTGCCATTTTCAAACCAAAAAAGGAGACACGGCGATGAGCGAGATCAAGAACGACATGGAGCTGAACTGCGAGGGCATGAACTGCCCCCTCCCCATTCTTAAGACCAAGAAAACCATCGACGGCATGCAGAGCGGTCAGGTTCTCAAGATGACCGCGACCGATCCAGGGTCGGTCAACGACATGGATTCCTGGGCGAGGCGCACCGGCAACGAGGTTGTCGAGCACACCGAGTCAGGCGGAGTGCATACCTATATGATCCGAAAAAAATAAGCGGCTCGCGCAGGGAGGCTGGAGAGTGAGTCGTATGCGGAAAGCGCCGGTGCCGAGGCTGATGATATCGGCCGCATCGAAGAGTTCGGGGAAGACCACGGTAAGCCTCGGTCTTCTCCGTCATTTTTCTTCGCTCGGAGAGCGGATGACGAGTTTCAAGAAGGGGCCGGACTACATCGATCCCATGTGGCACCGCAGGGCTGGTTCCTGCGAGTGCCGAAACCTCGACGCATGGATGATGGGCAAGGATGCGTGTCGGCGTTCGTTCGTATTCTCGGCGCTCGACTCTGGCGGCATTGCGCTCGTCGAAGGCAATCACGGTCTGCATGACGGCTTGGCCGTCGACGGTTCAGACAGCAGCGCGGGCATGGCCGAACTCCTGGATTTGCCGGTTCTGCTGGTTGTCGACAGCCGCAGGATGAACCGGGGCGTAGCCGCGCAGGTGCTCGGCATGCAGTTGATGCCGCCGAAAGTTCGCATCGCCGGCGTGATTCTCAATCATGTCGCCAGTTCCCGACAGGAGAGCAAGCAGCGGCATGCGATCGAAACCTACTGCGGCGTGCCCGTGCTGGGAGCCCTGCCTGCTGAAGAGGGGCTGCGCATGCCCGAAAGGCATCTCGGTCTTGTCACGGTTGACGAGGCCCTCGATGCCGAGGGATTCATCGGCAGGGCGGCAGAAATGGTGTCGCGGCACTGTGATACGCAAACCATCCGCAGGCTGTTCGACGAAGCGTCCCCGCTCGATATTCCCTTTCAGGAGGAGCTTTTTTCGGCTCCGGTTGCGCAAGGAGTGAACATAGGGGTTTTTCGCGATGCGGCATTCTGCTTCTATTACCCTGAAAACATCGAGGCGCTTCGCGCCAGGGGAGCCGAACCCGTCTTTATCGACACGTTCCGCTCGCGGTCGCTTCCCGATATCGACGGGCTCTACCTCGGCGGCGGTTTTCCCGAATCGTTTTTTCCCGAACTGAGTTCACGGACCGCCCTGCACGGGGCGGTTCGCGAGAAAGTCGAGGGAGGCATGCCCGTCTGGGCAGAGTGCGGCGGACTTGTCTATCTCTCCAGAAGTGCGGTGAGGGACGGAAAGCGGTGGCCCATGGCGGGCGTGCTGCCTCTTGACGTAGAGTATGGGCGGCGGCCGGTCGGGTGCGGCTACGTCGAGCTTGAAAGCATCGGCGACTCGCCCTGGTTTGCCGCGGGGGAGAAGGTACGGGCTCATGAGTTTCATTATTCCGGGCCGGCGCCGGGTAAGGTCCCGCCTGAATTGCAGTTTTCCGTTGCGAAGGGGTACGGTTTCGACGGCAAGGCCGACGGTATTGTCTATCGCAATCTTTTCGCCTCGTATGCGCATCTGCACGCGACCTCCACGCCGGGATGGGCGGAACGGTTCGTCGCTCTTGCACAGGCTTATCGCAACCGGGGAAGGATTGCCGTGGAGTGACACGCAACCCTTTCCCGGAGGATGATCGTTTCGGGAAAGGATTTGCATGAAAATATATTTGCGGCTATATAACTATATAGTTATATTATTTGAATTAAGTTTTACGGATGCTATTGTTCGTGTGAATCATAATAAAAGGAGAAATCATCATGCCTATCGAAGTCAACGGTGTCAGCTACGAGACTGACGAAAACGGCTACCTTGTCAACCTCGACGACTGGAACGAGGATGTGGCTGTCAAGCTTGCGGAGGGAGAAGGTGTAGAAATGAGCGAGAACGAATGGCAGATCGTCAACTTTCTGAGGAAGTACTACGACGAGTACCAGATCGCGCCGGCGGTAAAGGTGCTGACCAAGGCCATCGCCAAGGAAAACGGCATGGACAAGAAGGAGGCTTCCGAATTTCTTTACGGCATGTTTCCCAAGGGGCCGGCCCTCCAGGCGTGCAAGATCGCCGGGCTCCCGAAACCTACCGGTTGCGTCTAACCGGGCGGCCGGCAAACGTATCAGAGAATCAAAGGAGACACTATGGAAGGTGCTAATGAAGGTGCCCTGAAAGGGGCTTGCCATTGCGAGGGGTGCGGTTCCGGAGGGAACGGCGAGGGGAAGTTCCTGAATCCCACGCCTATGCTCGACCAGTTGGAGTGCGGTCCCTGGCCGAGCTTCATAACCGGCTTCAAGGAGCTGGCCCAGAGAACGGAAAAACCTATGCTGCGCGGCGTGCTCGATCAGCTCGAATACTCCTACAATACCAGGATGGGATACTGGAAGGGCGGGCTGGTTACCGTGGACGGTTACGGCGCCGGGATCATTACCCGCTACTCGATGATCAAGGACAAGTTCCCCGAGGCGGCGGAATTTCACACCATGCGCATTCAGCCGGCGCCGGGACTGCATTACAATACGAAGATGTTGCGCGAGCTGTGCGACATATGGGAGAAATACGGCAGCGGCATCATTACCCTGCACGGCCAGACGGGCGACATCATGCTGCAGGGGATCGAGCAGGACAAGGTGCAGGAGTGTTTCGACGAGCTCAACAAGAAGGGTTGGGATCTCGGCGGGGCGGGCGCGGGCATGCGCACGGGTGTTTCCTGTATCGGCCCCGGGAGATGCGACAACGCCTGCTATGACAATCTCAAGCTGCATCTCAAGGCATTGAAGCATTTCGTCGGTCAGGTGCACCGTCCAGAATGGAACTACAAGCTCAAATTCAAGTTCTCCGGTTGTCCCAACGACTGTACGAACGCCATCATGCGGTCGGATCTCGCGGTCATCGGGACCTGGCGTGACGCGATACAGGTCGATCGTGACGAAGTGAGGGCGTGGGTCGACGAAAAAGGGGTCGAGGCGCTGGTCAACAATGTCATCAATCACTGTCCGACGAAGGCGATTTCGCTCAGGGACAGTGAAATGGAGATCGAGGCGCGCGACTGCGTGCGGTGCATGCACTGTATCAACGTCATGCCCAAGGCGCTTTCTCCCGGCAGGGAAAGGGGGATTTCGCTGCTCATGGGTGGAAAGAATACGCTCAAGGTGGGTGTCAACATGGGATCGATGATCGTGCCGTTCATGAAGATGGAGAGCGACGAGGATATCGGGGAGTTCCTCGATCTGATCGAGGAGATTATCGACTGGTGGGACGACAACGGTCTCGACCACGAGCGTATCGGGGAGACCATCGAGCGAGTCGGCCTCAAGCAGTTCATCGAGGGCGCCGGTCTGGAGACCGATATCAACATGGTGTCACGCCCGCGCGACAATCCCTACTTCAAGGCTAAGTACTGATTCCGAACAGTTATTGCCGTGCCGGCGATGCTCCGGCTGCCGGCGCGAACCAAAATTATCGAAAGACATGAGCAGTCCAGAAAGAACGTGGAAGACGATCGAGTCGGGCCCTCACCCCTACGAGGAGGCGTTGCACCCGGTCGTGAGGAAAAATTACGGGAAATGGAAATACCATGAAATACCCAAACCAGGCGTGCTGAAGCACGTCGCCGAAAGCGGTGACGCCATCTATACCGTCCGTGCGGGCACGCAGCGTCAGGATACCGTGGATACAGTGCGCACCCTTTGCGATATTGCCGACAAGTATACCGACGGTTATCTTCGCTTCACCGTGCGCAACAATGTAGAATTCATTACGCCGAACGAAGAGAACGTGGAGCCGATGATCAGCGAACTCGAGTCGCTCGGTTTTCCGGTCGGCGGAACCGGCATGTGCGTTTCATCGGTTGCCCATACCCAGGGTTGGCTGCATTGCGACATCCCGGCTACCGATGCGTCGGGCGTCGTCAAATCGATGATGGACGCAGTGTACAATGAGTTCAAGGATATGCGGATGCCGAACAAGGTGCGGTTGTCCACCTCCTGCTGCTCGATCAACTGCGGCGGTCAGGCGGACATTGCCGTGGTGGTCAAGCATACCCGCCCGCCACGTATCAACCACGAGCATTTGTCGCAGATATGCGAATTGCCGAAAGCCGTTGCACGCTGTCCCGTTGCCGCGATTCGTCCCACGGTTGTCAACGGCCAGAAATCCCTGATGGTCGACGAGGCAAAATGCATCTGCTGCGGCGCCTGTTTTGGCGCGTGCCCGGCGATGGAGATCAACCATCCGGAGCATTCGAAGTTCGCCATCTGGGTCGGAGGCAAGAACAGCAACGCCCGCTCCAAGCCCTCAACCATGAGCATCGTGGCGCACAATCTTCCGAACAATCCGCCCCGCTGGCCGGAGGTTACCGACGTGATCGGCCGTATCCTCGGCGCATACAAGGAAGGCGGTCGTCCATGGGAGCGAGTGGGCGAATGGATCAACCGCATCGGCTGGAAGCGTTTCTTCGACGAAACCGGTCTGGTCTTCGACGAGGACATGATCGACAGCTACCGTCATGCAAGAACCACGTTCAACCAGTCGGCGCATGTGCGTTTTTAAGCTGAACGATAAAGGAACCAACCATGAAGGCAGAATCAAATCCGATCCTCGATTTTGCGACTGAGTACGTTTTTCCCGAGTTCAGCGAACTGACGGGAACTGACAAGATTGTCGCTTTCGGGGACCACAGTCACAAGTGCCCGGTCTATGTCCGCCAGACGCCTCCCTGTTCGGCCGAATGTCCGGCCGGCGAGGATATTCGCGGGATCAACCGATACCTGAACGGTACCGATCCGTCAGACGACCCTATGAAAGCCGCCTGGGAGACGGCCGTGGACATGAATCCTTTCCCGGCCGTCATGGGGAGAATCTGTCCCCATCCCTGCCAGGGAGCGTGCAACAGAGGCGTTCATGATGAAAGCGTCGCCATCAACGCAGTCGAGCACGCGATCGGAAACTATGGCATCGAGCAGGGTCTGGCGCTGCCCGGACCCGGCCCGGACACCGGCAAGAGGGTCGCCGTCATCGGCGGCGGCCCCGCAGGGCTTTCGGCGGCCTATCAGCTTCGGCGGAGAGGGCATGCCGTCACGATATACGACGCGAACGAGAAGCTCGGCGGCATGGTGCTCTACGGTATCATGGGATACCGCGTGGACCGCAGGATTCTGGAAACCGAGATAGGCCGGATTCTCGATCTCGGGGTCGAGACCAGGATGGGCGTGCGCATCGGTAGCGACGTGACGCTCGAGCAGCTCGAAAGCGAGTACGACGCGGTCTTCATCGGCGTCGGCGCACAGGTCGGCCGGGGGTTGCCTGTGCCGGGGTTCGAGGAAACGCCCGGAGTGACCAACGCGATCGATTTTCTTCGGAACTACGAGGTCATGGGCGACGACATTCCCATAGGCAGGCACGTGGTCGTTATCGGTGACGGCAATGTCGCCATGGATGTTGCAAGGCTCGCGCTCAGGCTGGGGTCGAAAGCCACGGTGGTTTCGGGCGTGCCGCGCGAGGACATGGCCTGTTTCGAGAACGAGTTCGAAGACGCCATGCGCGAGGGGGCGCAGATGCACTATCTTGCCGGAACGGTGGCGGTTCTCCCGAACGGAAACGGCGTCGACGGCTTGCGCTGCTCCCGCATGACGAAAAAGGAGAAAGGCGAGGAGGGTTGGAATTCCGCTATCCCGTTCCTTCGCTACAAACCGACAGGCGAGACGTTCGATATCGAGGCCGACATGGTTGTCGCCGCTATCGGCCAGACAGCCGACATGCAGGGATTCGAAAGCGTGCAGAACGGCGCGCCGTGGCTAAGGGTCGATCGTCATTTCCGTATACCCGGTCGGGAAAAGCTGTTCGGCGGAGGAGACGCCATCAAGGTCGATCTCATCACGACGGCTGTTGGGCACGGGCGCAAGGCGGCCTTGTCGATCGATGCTTTTCTGCATGGGGAGCCGATGCCCGAGCAGGGGTATCGAGAAGTGACGAAGGTCCAGAAGCAGGATGTGCTCTACTTCCTTCATGATCCGCAGGCGAAACGCGAAACCGTCGAACCGGTCGAAGTGGTCGGGAACCATGACGAGCTGCTGCTGCCGCTTTCAGCCGAGGAAACGCTCGCCGAGTCCGAACGCTGCATGAGCTGCGGGCTCTGTTTCGACTGCAAGCAATGCGTTTCTTTCTGTCCCCAGGAGGCGGTTTCCCGGTTTCGCGACAATCCGCCCGGCGAAAAGGTCTATACCGATTATTCGAAATGCGTCGGCTGCCACATATGTTCCCTGGTCTGTCCATCGGGCTATATCCAGATGGGCATGGGCGAGGGTTTATAGGTCGGTGTGCTCAACTGGAACATCAATCAGACTGTTATGATCGACGATATGATCCGGCTGATAGAGGCTGCGACAGGCGCCTCGGAACGCTGGCACGAACTGGGATGGCCCGCGACGTTCGGGCCGCGAGGTGTCGAGGTTTCCTCTCTCGCGGAGGCAGAAGCTCTCCAGCGAAACGCCGTTTATCGTGAGGAAGCCGTGAACTACTGGCGTCAGGCGAGGCTTATCGGCGCCGATACCGCCCGATCGGGAAGGCAGGCCATCGAGGCCCTGAAGGCGGGGAGGCTCGACACGGCGTGCGATGCTCTCTATCTCTGTCAGTATCTCGAAAAGCCGTTCGAGGGGCATCGCGCCATGACCTGGGAGCCGGTTTTCGAGGCTTTCAGGACGAGTCTCCTGAGCCGGATATCCTGAAAAAATCACTTAATCCTGAAAACCGTGAACATAGGAATACTTCTCAAGGAAGGGCCGTACAACCACCAGGCGTCCGATACGGCCTATAATTTCGCTGAAGCGGCCATCGCGAGAGGGCACAGGATCGATGCCGTTTTTCTCTATAACGACGGAGTGACAAACGTCTCCCGGCTATCGGACCCCCCGCAGGACGACCGGCATGTAGCCAACCGGTGGAGCGAGCTTGCCGAGAAGCACGGTTTCAAGGTGCTTGCCTGCATCGCGGCATCCAAGCGCAGGGGGATCAACGACGACATTCTGACGAAGGGCTCCGAGATCACCGGTCTCGGTACCCTGACCGACATCGCAATCCGTAACGACAGACTGGTAACCTTCGGAGACTGAACCCATGACGGAAGAAAACGCAAACATCAGGAAAATCATGCATGTGATGCGCCGTGCGCCACACGGAACGATCTATACCTACGAGGGGCTGGAGATGATTCTCATCATGGCTGCCTATGAACAGGATCTCTCGGTCGCCTTTATCGGCGACGGCGTCTATGCACTCAAAAAAGACCAGCAGACCGAAGGTATCGGCATCAAGGGATTCTCCAGGACCTTCATGGCTCTCGACGGATACGATGTCGAGAAACTTTACGTCGATGAAGCCTCGCTTGCTGAAAGAGGCCTCAGCGAGGAGGACCTTCTCGTCGACGTCG
It encodes the following:
- a CDS encoding geranylgeranyl diphosphate reductase, which gives rise to MRYDVAVIGGGPSGAVAAADLARSGISTVLIERNLENVKPCGGAIPLGLIEEFNIPEPLIEKKLSSMSVRSPKGRMISMEMPNGYVGMVRRERFDSYLRDKAKRYGSDVIEALVKDIASENGGYTIHLSKGLPPVEASFIIGADGANSRTAEALGFPANELQVIAMQQRFGYCDELKPYEELVEIWFDGEVSPDFYGWIFPKTDHIAIGTGTEFRKHNLRELQRRFVEKIGITETPYLDEAAKIPMKPRKSFTQQRAILVGDAAGLVTPANGEGIFFAMRSGRLGAEAMIERIKNDRPLRNYEKTFRKLYAQIFFGLQVLQSVYYKNDRVRESFVAICEDTDVQRITFDSYLYKKMIPAPWSVQMKIFMKNIYHLTKGS
- a CDS encoding rhodanese-like domain-containing protein, producing MLRYSDLIADSLSRVREIMPWDLVERIECNRDIFILDVREPAEFKAMHIPGSVNVPRGVLEPACEWDFEETVPELVRARDREVVVVCRSGRRSVLAADTMQRLGYRDVRSLKTGLRGWNDYEEPLENGSGESVPAEDADNFFLSNVRPDQKAAARIA
- a CDS encoding DUF3593 domain-containing protein, with protein sequence MLLSLPNWLIHISSSIEWGIAALLLYRYGTLIGRKDVRRFGLFMIPHWIGSWFVLAYHVSGDTIPLLLDLSETVNLFGSIFLLSASLGILKTIKTGSAEGIMASLGLLLIARPQSFMGEDVFDAILQISSVVYLCFLISLLVIRKRDPELFPGLMIFGFWFVLVFISVTVGFMYLSTELRAYPTLSHDDLLHGAAESLLTISNLLIVIGVHGRIKRMENRQAALRG
- the dsrB gene encoding dissimilatory-type sulfite reductase subunit beta, whose product is MSSPERTWKTIESGPHPYEEALHPVVRKNYGKWKYHEIPKPGVLKHVAESGDAIYTVRAGTQRQDTVDTVRTLCDIADKYTDGYLRFTVRNNVEFITPNEENVEPMISELESLGFPVGGTGMCVSSVAHTQGWLHCDIPATDASGVVKSMMDAVYNEFKDMRMPNKVRLSTSCCSINCGGQADIAVVVKHTRPPRINHEHLSQICELPKAVARCPVAAIRPTVVNGQKSLMVDEAKCICCGACFGACPAMEINHPEHSKFAIWVGGKNSNARSKPSTMSIVAHNLPNNPPRWPEVTDVIGRILGAYKEGGRPWERVGEWINRIGWKRFFDETGLVFDEDMIDSYRHARTTFNQSAHVRF
- a CDS encoding glycine--tRNA ligase, with translation MNIPDQARVAHATLSPDKVMSKLVSLAKRRGFIFPSSEIYGGLSSCFDYGPLGSEMKKNVKDLWWTSMTRKHQNIVGIDASIMMNPTVWEASGHVSSFNDPMIDDRTTKRRYRADHLIENHIEKLRRDGREEDAHRVGASYERASEAENQNRAFYDIIITEEIKAPDTGSSDWTEVRQFNLMFQCNMGALADASGIVYLRPETAQGIFVNFHNVRESGRMRVPFGIAQIGKAFRNEIVKGNFIFRMVEFEQMEMQYFVKPGAQEEAFEAWREERFNWYVERLGIGQEKLHWYRHDKLAHYADLAYDIKFAFPFGIEEIEGIHSRTDFDLKQHQEFSGKNMEYIDQATNERYIPYVVETSAGCDRLFLALLCDAYNEDVVDGEQRVMLKFSPKIAPVKAAVLPLMKKGEMGEKAAGLRDALAGDFLVQYDDAGSIGKRYRRQDEIGTPFCVTVDHQTLEDETVTVRHRDTAAQERIGISKVKEFLYANLT
- a CDS encoding sulfurtransferase TusA family protein, with the protein product MSEIKNDMELNCEGMNCPLPILKTKKTIDGMQSGQVLKMTATDPGSVNDMDSWARRTGNEVVEHTESGGVHTYMIRKK
- a CDS encoding TusE/DsrC/DsvC family sulfur relay protein; this translates as MPIEVNGVSYETDENGYLVNLDDWNEDVAVKLAEGEGVEMSENEWQIVNFLRKYYDEYQIAPAVKVLTKAIAKENGMDKKEASEFLYGMFPKGPALQACKIAGLPKPTGCV
- a CDS encoding cobyrinate a,c-diamide synthase yields the protein MRKAPVPRLMISAASKSSGKTTVSLGLLRHFSSLGERMTSFKKGPDYIDPMWHRRAGSCECRNLDAWMMGKDACRRSFVFSALDSGGIALVEGNHGLHDGLAVDGSDSSAGMAELLDLPVLLVVDSRRMNRGVAAQVLGMQLMPPKVRIAGVILNHVASSRQESKQRHAIETYCGVPVLGALPAEEGLRMPERHLGLVTVDEALDAEGFIGRAAEMVSRHCDTQTIRRLFDEASPLDIPFQEELFSAPVAQGVNIGVFRDAAFCFYYPENIEALRARGAEPVFIDTFRSRSLPDIDGLYLGGGFPESFFPELSSRTALHGAVREKVEGGMPVWAECGGLVYLSRSAVRDGKRWPMAGVLPLDVEYGRRPVGCGYVELESIGDSPWFAAGEKVRAHEFHYSGPAPGKVPPELQFSVAKGYGFDGKADGIVYRNLFASYAHLHATSTPGWAERFVALAQAYRNRGRIAVE
- the dsrA gene encoding dissimilatory-type sulfite reductase subunit alpha yields the protein MEGANEGALKGACHCEGCGSGGNGEGKFLNPTPMLDQLECGPWPSFITGFKELAQRTEKPMLRGVLDQLEYSYNTRMGYWKGGLVTVDGYGAGIITRYSMIKDKFPEAAEFHTMRIQPAPGLHYNTKMLRELCDIWEKYGSGIITLHGQTGDIMLQGIEQDKVQECFDELNKKGWDLGGAGAGMRTGVSCIGPGRCDNACYDNLKLHLKALKHFVGQVHRPEWNYKLKFKFSGCPNDCTNAIMRSDLAVIGTWRDAIQVDRDEVRAWVDEKGVEALVNNVINHCPTKAISLRDSEMEIEARDCVRCMHCINVMPKALSPGRERGISLLMGGKNTLKVGVNMGSMIVPFMKMESDEDIGEFLDLIEEIIDWWDDNGLDHERIGETIERVGLKQFIEGAGLETDINMVSRPRDNPYFKAKY
- a CDS encoding NAD(P)-binding protein — encoded protein: MKAESNPILDFATEYVFPEFSELTGTDKIVAFGDHSHKCPVYVRQTPPCSAECPAGEDIRGINRYLNGTDPSDDPMKAAWETAVDMNPFPAVMGRICPHPCQGACNRGVHDESVAINAVEHAIGNYGIEQGLALPGPGPDTGKRVAVIGGGPAGLSAAYQLRRRGHAVTIYDANEKLGGMVLYGIMGYRVDRRILETEIGRILDLGVETRMGVRIGSDVTLEQLESEYDAVFIGVGAQVGRGLPVPGFEETPGVTNAIDFLRNYEVMGDDIPIGRHVVVIGDGNVAMDVARLALRLGSKATVVSGVPREDMACFENEFEDAMREGAQMHYLAGTVAVLPNGNGVDGLRCSRMTKKEKGEEGWNSAIPFLRYKPTGETFDIEADMVVAAIGQTADMQGFESVQNGAPWLRVDRHFRIPGREKLFGGGDAIKVDLITTAVGHGRKAALSIDAFLHGEPMPEQGYREVTKVQKQDVLYFLHDPQAKRETVEPVEVVGNHDELLLPLSAEETLAESERCMSCGLCFDCKQCVSFCPQEAVSRFRDNPPGEKVYTDYSKCVGCHICSLVCPSGYIQMGMGEGL